A genomic segment from Thermoplasmataceae archaeon encodes:
- the hppD gene encoding 4-hydroxyphenylpyruvate dioxygenase, whose protein sequence is MSSERILDSIDAVEFYVGSAKQWAYFHRNAMGFDLLGYAGPETGVRDRVSYLLGQGSVKLKLTSFLDQNSPIAEHVRKHGDGVKDISLKADNIDETAKEVGKRNVVKLGKVETIKTNSGKIRKAIAPTYGETVHTITDYSEYDDILPPDFQEVESDSKSVGIKRIDHVVGNVQERYMENWVKYYIDGFGFRQLISFDDKQISTQYSALKSKVVEYNNRKIIFPINEPAYGLKKSQIQEYLDYYNSPGVQHIALETDDIIRTVSDLKSRGIEFLYTPDSYYEDLKERVGPISEDMEKLRNLRILVDRDENGYLLQIFTKPMGDRPTFFYEIIQRKGAISFGNGNFKALFESIELEQQKRGNL, encoded by the coding sequence AAAGGATTCTTGACTCCATCGACGCTGTCGAGTTTTACGTGGGATCTGCAAAACAATGGGCTTACTTTCACAGAAATGCCATGGGATTTGACCTCCTCGGCTATGCCGGCCCGGAAACCGGCGTCCGGGATCGTGTGTCATACCTCCTTGGCCAGGGATCCGTTAAACTCAAGCTGACAAGCTTCCTTGATCAGAATTCTCCCATTGCAGAACACGTGAGAAAACACGGAGATGGCGTGAAGGACATCTCCCTCAAGGCAGACAACATCGACGAAACAGCAAAAGAAGTTGGGAAGCGAAATGTGGTGAAGCTGGGAAAGGTGGAGACCATAAAAACAAATTCTGGAAAGATCAGGAAAGCCATCGCTCCCACCTACGGAGAAACTGTCCATACGATAACGGATTATTCAGAGTATGATGATATCCTTCCTCCCGATTTTCAGGAGGTGGAAAGCGACTCAAAGTCTGTTGGAATAAAACGCATAGACCATGTTGTCGGGAACGTCCAAGAGAGATATATGGAAAACTGGGTAAAGTACTACATAGATGGCTTTGGTTTCCGGCAGCTCATAAGCTTCGACGACAAGCAGATAAGCACACAGTATTCGGCTCTAAAATCAAAGGTGGTAGAATACAACAACAGAAAGATCATATTCCCCATAAATGAGCCCGCGTATGGCCTTAAAAAGTCGCAGATACAGGAGTATCTGGATTATTACAATTCTCCAGGAGTTCAGCACATAGCCCTGGAAACAGACGATATAATAAGGACTGTCTCAGACCTGAAGAGCAGAGGCATAGAGTTCCTCTACACCCCAGATTCCTATTATGAGGATCTGAAAGAGAGAGTGGGTCCCATAAGCGAAGATATGGAAAAACTCAGAAATCTGAGGATCCTGGTTGACAGGGATGAAAATGGATACCTCCTACAGATATTTACCAAGCCTATGGGAGACAGGCCCACGTTCTTCTATGAAATCATACAGAGAAAGGGAGCAATCTCATTCGGAAACGGGAATTTCAAGGCACTTTTTGAGTCAATTGAACTTGAGCAGCAGAAAAGAGGGAATCTCTGA
- a CDS encoding homogentisate 1,2-dioxygenase, with protein sequence MVYYVRQGEMPESRHTYEKREKLLREELFGEESFEGPFSLLYHTGEPTRVASVSRSEKKQIVSGTEEYKHRHIESEKCERSGDFIDSRTYLLYNSRMSMGILKPESRTQRLFRSALHDQLFYIHSGIATLHSMLGSLDVLKGDYLYIPKGTTYRLDSSSDFESFFIESRDMISMPTRYLNGYGQLKEGAPYYDRDIRVPKIEKPSSDRGNFEVWVDYGDHYLVEKRDTSPFDVVGWDGYLYPYAINVSQISPIVGKLHQPPPVHETFSGKSFMIGTFLPRKFDFHPRAIPISYYHSNIDTDEVLFYSTGNFMSRTGINPGSITLHVRGLIHGPQPGSIEKAIGVESTDEVAVMVEAYDPLQLTADAENIEDKEYMKSWYK encoded by the coding sequence GTGGTGTATTATGTAAGGCAGGGGGAAATGCCGGAAAGCAGACATACCTATGAGAAGAGGGAAAAGTTGCTAAGAGAAGAGCTGTTTGGCGAGGAAAGTTTCGAAGGGCCGTTTTCGCTCCTATATCATACCGGGGAGCCAACTAGAGTGGCTTCTGTAAGCAGATCAGAAAAGAAACAGATCGTTTCCGGCACAGAGGAATACAAGCATAGACACATTGAGTCGGAGAAGTGCGAAAGATCTGGGGACTTTATTGACAGTAGGACTTATCTTTTGTACAACAGCAGAATGTCTATGGGTATCCTGAAGCCGGAGTCCCGGACACAAAGGCTATTCAGGAGCGCCTTGCATGATCAGCTTTTCTACATACACTCAGGTATAGCAACCCTTCACTCCATGCTTGGTTCTCTTGACGTCCTAAAGGGAGATTATCTGTACATTCCAAAGGGGACTACATACAGGTTGGACAGCAGTAGTGATTTTGAATCGTTCTTCATTGAGTCGAGAGACATGATCTCAATGCCTACCAGATACCTTAACGGTTATGGGCAGTTGAAAGAAGGCGCTCCATATTATGACAGGGATATTAGAGTGCCAAAAATAGAGAAGCCATCTTCCGATAGGGGGAATTTTGAAGTATGGGTTGATTATGGAGACCACTACCTAGTCGAGAAACGAGACACAAGCCCGTTCGATGTGGTAGGTTGGGATGGGTACCTGTATCCATATGCAATAAACGTTAGCCAGATTTCACCCATCGTTGGAAAACTTCATCAGCCCCCACCCGTCCACGAAACGTTCAGCGGAAAGTCGTTCATGATCGGAACGTTCCTTCCCAGGAAGTTCGATTTCCATCCTAGGGCCATACCAATATCTTATTACCACAGCAACATAGATACGGACGAGGTTCTGTTTTACTCGACCGGAAACTTCATGAGCAGGACAGGGATCAATCCCGGGTCGATAACTTTGCACGTTAGAGGATTGATACATGGACCGCAACCCGGATCAATAGAAAAAGCCATTGGAGTGGAATCTACAGACGAAGTGGCTGTGATGGTTGAAGCTTATGATCCTCTTCAGCTTACGGCTGATGCCGAGA
- a CDS encoding fumarylacetoacetate hydrolase family protein: MKIARVLHRNEPTVVLVENGKAYPVHSMLGMAPERVEREFYNLPSLLVDHIPREAAGDFSTMDKLIPLPDVRSIRDFYAFETHVREARKKRGLDMVPEWYKFPVFYFSNTSNLYPSGGTVPIPSYTREMDFELEIAVVIGRDGKNIQAKDAWHYVFGLTVANDWSARDIQREEMKVGLGPAKAKDFATSLGPLIVTADEILQRKQRDGKINLKMTASVNGSTYSSANLNSIFWDIEKLIEWASLESRLRVGDVIMTGTVGTGCILESGDHPWLKSGDVIILSADLIGQLENVVV; encoded by the coding sequence ATGAAAATTGCCAGGGTCCTGCACAGAAATGAACCGACGGTAGTTCTCGTTGAGAATGGGAAAGCTTACCCAGTACACAGTATGCTAGGTATGGCACCTGAAAGAGTCGAGAGAGAATTCTACAATCTTCCATCATTGCTTGTAGACCATATCCCGCGGGAAGCGGCAGGTGACTTCAGCACAATGGACAAGCTCATCCCGCTGCCCGATGTACGGTCAATAAGAGATTTTTATGCCTTCGAGACACATGTAAGAGAGGCAAGGAAAAAACGAGGGCTTGACATGGTACCCGAATGGTACAAATTTCCCGTATTTTATTTCTCAAACACCTCGAATCTCTACCCGTCTGGAGGCACCGTACCTATCCCTTCTTACACCAGGGAAATGGACTTTGAACTTGAGATTGCGGTGGTGATAGGCAGAGATGGAAAAAACATTCAGGCAAAAGATGCCTGGCATTACGTTTTCGGTTTAACCGTCGCCAACGACTGGAGCGCAAGAGATATTCAACGGGAGGAGATGAAAGTTGGCCTCGGACCTGCCAAGGCAAAGGACTTTGCAACCAGCCTGGGACCTCTTATCGTTACCGCTGACGAAATTTTACAGAGAAAGCAGAGGGATGGAAAGATAAACCTGAAAATGACTGCTTCGGTGAATGGTTCAACATATTCGTCCGCAAACCTCAATAGCATATTTTGGGATATAGAGAAATTGATTGAATGGGCATCGCTTGAATCGAGGCTGAGAGTGGGAGATGTGATAATGACAGGCACGGTTGGTACTGGATGTATCCTGGAATCTGGGGATCACCCTTGGCTGAAGAGCGGTGACGTTATCATACTTTCTGCTGATCTCATTGGTCAGCTTGAAAACGTAGTGGTTTAG